One Mercenaria mercenaria strain notata chromosome 12, MADL_Memer_1, whole genome shotgun sequence DNA segment encodes these proteins:
- the LOC123534622 gene encoding deleted in malignant brain tumors 1 protein-like, with translation MFLYLIVWCMIGAQLHIVLACDTGDIQHVSSVSFDNGTYFIATCNDGFVPEKIYLQCFNGTWQYDEVCTSKYEYPLNITEIRLSRGPYHGRIELKVNDTWGTVCNDSFNANDANVICHMLGFTEGANYIGIASFGEGSGPIYVDELSCSGNESHINECKYNTEDDCSHSEDMSVICNVDVNITEARLENGTGPYDGRAEVKVNSTWGTICGTNFDETQADSFCNLLGLRATQFYTNATYGEGTGPIFDIYCSGSDMSSCLYLITDRCNHSKDVSVVCKGYPINITDIRLADGNRTSRGRVEIHSIGLWGTICDHSFGMPEANVICSMVGYPKAVSYHGQAFYGEGKGPVFVDDLECGLNAAHLNNCTYVTNDNCEHSDDVSVVCTDCGDLRPAHGFVNASDSRLDTTVYIQCEDGYRLIGSPLITCQQSNNWSDHPTCKLIGCGDPTPSHGIKNSNETTNGTVILISCDKGYTLSGNASITCQSDETWSDIPTCEIIDCGKLEVANGTVNLSSATTFGALVSVSCNEGYDLDGSNIVECTASGWNKSVSCILQDCGDPTPENGKLLTTEGTKFGNKVEIDCSVGYELIGERIVTCQNGSKWSNASICRIKDCGWPSPSNASVNLSHNVTTVGAIGVISCFEGYSLSNKGNELSGNSTIICQANGTWSEIPVCDFSDCGKLEVANGTVNSSSETKLGALVSVTCNEGYDLDGPYIVKCTASGWNESVSCILQDCGDPTPENGKLITTEGTKFGNKVEIDCSVGYELIGERIVTCQNGSKWSNASICRIKDCGWPSPSNASVNLSHNVTTVGAIGVISCFEGYSFSNKENEISGNLTITCQANGTWSEIPVCDFPDCGKLEVAHGTVNSSSETKLGALVSVTCNEGYDLDGPYIVKCTASGWNESVSCILQDCGDPTPENGKISTTEGTKFGNKVEIDCNVGYELIGERIVTCQNGSKWSNASICRIKDCEWPSPSNAYVNLSPNVTTVGATAVISCFEGYSLSNKGNEISGNSTITCQPNGTWSEIPVCDFSDCGKLEVAHGTVNSSSETKLGTLVSVTCNEGYDLDGPYIVKCTANSWNESVSCILQDCGDPTPENGKLITTEGTKFGNKVEIDCSVGYELIGERIVTCQSGSKWSNASICRIKDCGWPSPSNANVNLSPNVTTVGAIGVISCFEGYSLSNKGNELSGNSTIICQGNGTWSEIPVCDFSGILLYAFFYFLLSSFCSLKIIYIFCSFYMIFWNDISAKTKILTNLQLEKP, from the exons ATGTTCCTGTATCTCATCGTTTGGTGTATGATAGGTGCTCAGTTACATATAGTATTGG CATGTGACACAGGCGATATTCAACATGTTAGTTCCGTGTCTTTTGACAATGGTACTTACTTCATTGCAACGTGTAATGACGGCTTCGTGCCTGAGAAAATCTATCTTCAATGTTTTAACGGAACATGGCAATACGATGAAGTCTGCACATCAAAATACG AATACCCTctaaacataactgaaatacgaCTTTCTCGAGGTCCTTACCATGGTCGGATAGAATTAAAAGTCAATGATACGTGGGGCACAGTATGCAACGACAGTTTTAATGCAAATGATGCAAACGTGATCTGCCATATGCTTGGGTTTAC AGAAGGAGCAAATTATATTGGCATTGCTTCTTTCGGAGAAGGAAGCGGCCCAATTTATGTTGACGAGCTATCTTGTTCTGGCAATGAGAGTCATATCAACGAATGCAAATATAATACAGAAGATGACTGTTCTCATTCTGAAGATATGTCTGTTATATGTAATG TTGATGTAAATATAACCGAAGCAAGACTTGAAAATGGAACAGGTCCATATGATGGTCGTGCGGAGGTTAAGGTGAATAGCACATGGGGTACTATTTGTGGTACAAACTTTGACGAGACACAGGCAGACTCATTTTGCAATTTGTTAGGACTAAG GGCTACTCAGTTTTACACAAATGCTACATATGGAGAAGGTACAGGCCCCATATTCGACATATACTGCAGCGGCAGTGACATGAGcagttgtttgtacttaattACAGATAGATGTAACCATAGCAAAGACGTCTCTGTCGTGTGCAAGG GTTATCCGATAAACATTACTGATATACGTCTAGCGGATGGCAACAGAACGAGCAGAGGACGGGTTGAAATTCATTCGATTGGGCTCTGGGGCACGATTTGCGACCATTCCTTTGGAATGCCAGAAGCAAACGTTATATGTAGTATGGTTGGATATCC GAAAGCTGTTTCCTATCATGGCCAAGCATTTTATGGCGAAGGCAAAGGGCCGGTATTTGTGGATGATCTTGAATGTGGACTGAACGCAGCACATTTAAACAACTGCACGTACGTTACAAACGACAACTGTGAGCATTCAGACGATGTATCTGTCGTGTGTACTG ACTGTGGTGACCTAAGACCAGCACACGGTTTCGTTAACGCATCCGATTCAAGATTAGATACTACTGTATACATTCAATGTGAAGATGGATACCGACTTATCGGCAGTCCTCTTATCACGTGCCAGCAATCTAACAACTGGTCTGATCACCCAACATGCAAACTAATAG gttgtGGTGATCCTACACCTTCTCATGGCATAAAAAATTCCAACGAAACTACAAATGGAACAGTAATACTGATATCATGTGACAAAGGCTACACTCTGTCCGGAAACGCTTCAATAACATGTCAGTCTGATGAAACATGGTCTGATATTCCAACCTGTGAGATAATAG ATTGTGGGAAGCTGGAAGTTGCGAATGGAACTGTAAATTTGTCTTCTGCAACTACATTTGGAGCATTAGTGTCTGTTTCCTGCAACGAAGGTTATGATTTAGATGGTTCTAACATTGTTGAATGTACAGCGAGTGGTTGGAATAAATCTGTATCTTGCATATTACAAG ATTGCGGTGATCCGACACCAGAAAACGGAAAGCTTTTAACAACGGAAGGCACGAAGTTTGGGAATAAGGTTGAAATAGATTGTAGCGTCGGGTATGAGCTGATAGGGGAAAGGATAGTTACTTGTCAGAACGGCAGTAAATGGAGTAATGCTTCCATTTGCAGAATAAAAG ACTGTGGATGGCCTTCGCCATCAAATGCCAGTGTAAACTTATCTCATAATGTAACAACAGTTGGTGCGATTGGAGTCATAAGTTGTTTTGAAGGCTATAGTCTTAGCAATAAGGGAAATGAACTTTCTGGAAACTCAACTATAATATGTCAGGCAAATGGAACTTGGAGTGAAATTCCTGTTTGTGACTTCTCTG ATTGTGGCAAGCTGGAAGTTGCGAATGGAACTGTAAATTCGTCCTCTGAAACTAAATTAGGCGCATTAGTGTCTGTTACTTGCAACGAAGGCTATGATTTAGACGGTCCTTACATTGTTAAATGTACAGCGAGTGGTTGGAATGAATCTGTATCTTGCATATTACAAG ATTGCGGTGATCCCACACCAGAAAACGGAAAGCTTATAACAACGGAAGGCACGAAGTTTGGGAATAAGGTTGAAATAGATTGTAGCGTCGGGTATGAGCTGATAGGGGAAAGGATAGTAACTTGTCAGAACGGCAGTAAATGGAGTAATGCTTCCATTTGCAGAATAAAAG ACTGCGGATGGCCTTCTCCATCAAATGCCAGTGTAAACTTATCTCATAATGTAACAACAGTTGGTGCGATTGGAGTCATAAGTTGTTTTGAAGGCTATAGTTTTAgcaataaagaaaatgaaatttctgGAAACTTAACTATTACATGTCAGGCAAATGGAACTTGGAGTGAAATTCCTGTTTGTGACTTCCCTG ATTGTGGCAAGCTGGAAGTTGCTCATGGAACTGTAAATTCGTCTTCTGAAACTAAATTAGGCGCATTAGTGTCTGTTACCTGCAACGAAGGCTATGATTTAGACGGTCCTTACATTGTTAAATGTACAGCGAGTGGTTGGAATGAATCTGTATCTTGCATATTACAAG ATTGCGGTGATCCGACACCAGAAAACGGAAAGATTTCAACAACGGAAGGCACGAAGTTTGGGAATAAGGTTGAAATAGATTGTAACGTCGGGTATGAGCTGATAGGGGAAAGGATAGTAACTTGTCAGAACGGCAGTAAATGGAGTAATGCTTCCATTTGCAGAATAAAAG aCTGTGAATGGCCTTCTCCATCAAATGCCTATGTAAACTTATCTCCTAATGTAACAACAGTTGGTGCGACTGCAGTCATAAGTTGTTTTGAAGGCTATAGTCTTAGCAATAAGGGAAATGAAATTTCAGGAAACTCAACTATAACATGTCAGCCAAATGGAACTTGGAGTGAAATTCCTGTTTGTGACTTCTCTG ATTGTGGCAAGCTGGAAGTTGCTCATGGAACTGTAAATTCGTCTTCTGAAACTAAATTAGGCACTTTAGTGTCTGTTACCTGCAACGAAGGCTATGATTTAGACGGTCCGTACATTGTTAAATGTACAGCGAATAGTTGGAATGAATCTGTATCTTGCATATTACAAG ATTGCGGTGATCCCACACCAGAAAACGGAAAGCTTATAACAACGGAAGGCACGAAGTTTGGGAATAAGGTTGAAATAGATTGTAGCGTCGGGTATGAGCTGATAGGGGAAAGGATAGTTACTTGTCAGAGCGGCAGTAAATGGAGTAATGCTTCCATTTGCAGAATAAAAG aCTGTGGATGGCCTTCTCCATCAAATGCCAATGTAAACTTATC